The following are encoded in a window of Wolbachia endosymbiont (group B) of Hofmannophila pseudospretella genomic DNA:
- a CDS encoding type VI secretion protein has translation MQPKIPATSSNSEKKNNLALLESINLDFIPYACHYDEETILTKQGELLKIIKLEDYSSVDNYGDLRTEIRKSISKNIKSLYFTVWIHTVRKRNKLILQWNKTADFSDQLHSTWFNKLVDSKLQYINELYIVVLLSDFGKHINNAFFFGRIKNRHKLFLQKNHQELQKITDLIQKDLEPFGAKKLGLRSSEGKIYSQMMEFLHYIITLTHKDYPICERDLSQHVKNLKVAFGFNKFQTSFEGQQKFGSIFCIKEYREIPLENIDRCLQLDSELIITEIIIFTSNNKAVKEFKKQINILQISEDNTLLQNSGINEIIELEKISAMDFCQQKIIVTIFADDKNRLAKNISDLSSVMSLIGLMMFRTDLHMENHFWAQLPGNFAFVTQPKNILEKYACSFAMLHDFTSGTLKGGRWKEAVTVFFSKKGSPYFFNFHGKKNNGHTTILGAPNSGRTSLINFLLSESRKFNPRIVILDNTGKSIIFTKAVSGQYYIIDPKYKDKSLKFNPLNIEDSASNRNMLVELIKRMVADASLVDVEEKTKKIVDSIFTIPRESRSISQISEVLLLLGGKISKWCGEGEFAYLFQDGDESDIDWGTKTISLNTANLTKQKECMSVILYYFLYSFEAKCDGSPAILVLDEAWEISNIFPTEGEFDDWMQRMTKLNVVVILSTENLNLAFASKFTQYLDKHVDTRILMPNINANRLYMKAFSLSKEELNVILQTPTQEGLFLIKQYKGLVTLNLDLKNIKEIHVLSANKETIKYMYEAMKEKGEKVSKWLPVFYEKCKA, from the coding sequence ATGCAACCAAAAATACCAGCTACTAGCTCTAATTCTGAAAAAAAGAACAATTTAGCGTTACTAGAAAGTATTAATTTAGATTTTATCCCTTATGCTTGCCACTACGATGAAGAAACTATACTAACAAAACAGGGGGAATTGTTAAAAATAATCAAATTAGAAGACTATTCTTCAGTTGATAACTATGGTGATCTTAGAACTGAAATTAGAAAAAGTATATCAAAAAATATCAAGAGTTTATATTTTACCGTTTGGATTCACACTGTCCGTAAGCGCAATAAACTGATCTTACAGTGGAATAAAACTGCAGACTTTTCCGATCAGCTACACTCAACATGGTTTAATAAACTAGTTGATAGTAAACTACAGTATATAAATGAGCTATACATTGTGGTGTTACTTAGTGATTTTGGCAAACATATTAATAATGCATTTTTTTTTGGCAGGATAAAGAATAGGCACAAGTTATTTTTACAAAAAAATCATCAAGAATTACAAAAAATAACTGACCTGATTCAAAAAGATTTAGAACCTTTTGGAGCTAAAAAACTGGGCCTTAGGTCTAGTGAAGGCAAAATATATTCTCAAATGATGGAATTTCTCCATTACATTATTACATTAACGCACAAAGATTATCCGATATGTGAAAGGGATCTATCGCAGCATGTGAAAAACCTAAAAGTAGCTTTCGGTTTCAATAAATTTCAAACATCGTTTGAAGGTCAACAGAAGTTTGGTTCTATTTTTTGCATAAAGGAATATCGAGAAATCCCCTTAGAAAATATAGATAGGTGTTTGCAACTTGACTCTGAGCTTATCATCACAGAAATAATAATATTTACTAGTAATAATAAAGCAGTAAAAGAATTCAAAAAACAAATTAATATACTGCAAATCAGTGAGGACAATACCTTACTTCAAAACTCAGGAATAAATGAAATAATAGAGCTTGAAAAAATTTCTGCTATGGATTTTTGTCAACAGAAAATTATTGTTACAATCTTTGCAGATGATAAGAATAGGTTAGCTAAAAATATCAGCGATTTATCCTCTGTAATGTCGTTAATCGGGTTGATGATGTTTAGAACTGATCTGCACATGGAAAATCATTTTTGGGCACAGCTTCCTGGAAACTTTGCTTTTGTTACACAACCAAAAAATATATTAGAAAAATATGCTTGCAGCTTTGCTATGTTGCATGATTTTACATCAGGTACGTTAAAAGGAGGAAGATGGAAAGAAGCAGTAACAGTTTTTTTTTCAAAAAAAGGCAGTCCTTACTTTTTTAACTTTCATGGAAAGAAAAATAATGGTCATACCACAATACTTGGAGCTCCAAATTCAGGTAGAACCTCACTGATCAATTTCTTACTTTCGGAATCAAGAAAATTTAACCCTAGGATTGTTATATTGGATAATACTGGAAAATCAATAATATTTACTAAAGCAGTAAGCGGCCAATATTACATAATTGATCCAAAATATAAAGATAAAAGTCTAAAATTTAACCCACTGAACATTGAAGATAGTGCTTCTAATCGCAATATGCTTGTTGAATTGATCAAAAGGATGGTTGCAGATGCAAGTTTGGTAGACGTAGAAGAAAAGACAAAAAAAATTGTAGATTCTATATTTACTATACCAAGAGAATCACGCTCTATTTCTCAAATTTCTGAAGTGCTTTTACTTCTTGGAGGCAAAATAAGTAAATGGTGTGGTGAAGGTGAATTTGCTTACTTATTCCAAGATGGTGATGAGTCAGATATTGACTGGGGAACAAAAACTATATCCCTCAATACTGCAAATCTCACTAAGCAAAAAGAATGTATGTCCGTGATACTTTACTATTTCTTATACTCTTTCGAAGCAAAATGTGATGGCTCACCTGCAATACTTGTTTTGGATGAAGCATGGGAGATAAGTAATATTTTTCCTACAGAGGGAGAGTTTGACGACTGGATGCAAAGAATGACAAAGTTAAATGTTGTAGTAATTCTAAGTACTGAAAACTTAAACCTAGCATTTGCTAGCAAGTTTACTCAATATTTAGATAAGCATGTCGATACGAGGATCCTGATGCCGAACATAAATGCAAACAGGTTATACATGAAAGCATTTTCTCTGTCGAAAGAGGAACTGAATGTCATTTTGCAAACACCAACACAGGAAGGTTTATTTTTGATAAAGCAATACAAAGGTTTAGTAACTTTAAATCTAGATTTGAAGAATATAAAAGAAATACATGTACTTTCAGCTAATAAAGAGACTATAAAGTATATGTATGAGGCGATGAAGGAAAAAGGCGAGAAAGTGAGTAAGTGGTTACCGGTGTTCTATGAAAAATGTAAAGCTTAA
- a CDS encoding ankyrin repeat domain-containing protein — MFSTQSLSVENVLLHQAAYNGNINEVRLLLNVKTDINIKDKKGFTALHFAAYSGHLDVVKLLISKEANIHARTTKGSTVLHFAVVAKSKAIVEELIKAGADPNIKDCTDGKTPLHIAAQNGLVEVVKVLLNTQEIEIDAKDNEFGITALYLASQNGHTEIVELLISTKNADVNIVDKKNNVTPLYLAAQNGHEAVVKLLLDNGAKVNGCDTSMNPLCVAVNNGHDEVAQLLLSVEGVDVNIGNQLGNTPLHIAAMKGNEKMARLLLEKGADPNIKNLSGDNSLQAAEYVRNISWHDNPPNVQGGYFVLVGSNRIYSFQQFYEQKKIMELLVQHINDSRPSSSVDEIDVSVQQSGKIR; from the coding sequence ATGTTCAGCACTCAATCGCTCTCGGTTGAAAATGTTCTATTACATCAAGCCGCTTATAATGGTAACATAAATGAAGTTAGGTTATTACTTAATGTAAAAACTGATATCAATATCAAGGATAAAAAAGGATTTACAGCCTTGCATTTTGCTGCTTATTCAGGACATTTAGACGTAGTAAAGTTACTAATCAGTAAAGAAGCTAATATTCATGCAAGAACTACTAAAGGCAGTACAGTTTTACACTTTGCTGTTGTAGCTAAAAGCAAAGCTATAGTAGAGGAGTTAATTAAAGCGGGAGCTGATCCCAATATAAAAGACTGTACTGATGGTAAGACACCTTTACATATTGCTGCTCAAAATGGACTTGTAGAAGTTGTAAAGGTGTTGCTTAATACTCAAGAAATTGAGATTGATGCTAAAGACAATGAATTTGGTATAACAGCTCTGTACTTAGCCTCTCAGAACGGACATACTGAAATAGTTGAACTATTAATTAGCACAAAAAATGCTGATGTTAACATAGTAGATAAAAAAAATAATGTCACACCCTTGTATCTAGCTGCTCAGAATGGGCATGAAGCAGTAGTTAAGTTGCTTCTTGATAATGGTGCTAAAGTCAATGGCTGTGATACCAGTATGAATCCTTTGTGTGTAGCTGTTAATAATGGCCATGACGAGGTAGCTCAATTATTACTTAGTGTAGAAGGGGTGGATGTCAATATTGGCAATCAGCTTGGCAATACACCTCTACATATAGCAGCTATGAAAGGTAATGAAAAAATGGCAAGATTACTGCTAGAAAAAGGTGCTGATCCTAATATTAAAAACCTTTCAGGAGATAATTCCTTACAAGCTGCTGAGTACGTAAGAAACATTAGCTGGCATGATAATCCTCCAAATGTACAAGGAGGATACTTCGTGTTAGTTGGCTCGAATAGAATATATTCATTTCAGCAATTTTATGAGCAAAAAAAAATTATGGAGCTTTTGGTACAACATATAAATGATAGCAGACCTAGCTCATCAGTAGATGAAATTGACGTATCTGTTCAGCAGAGTGGCAAAATAAGATAG
- a CDS encoding SDR family oxidoreductase, translating to MHLFCFGYGYVAKFLSQKLLNLGWKVSGTSRNKDIQLFNYEKVDQDLLKSVTHVLVSIPPDGDDVMERYGHCLENIKWLGYLSATNVYGEHCGNWVNEESETKPIEIRGKKRLKSEEKWLNSKLPVHIFRLAGIYGPGRNALIDLQLGKARNVKKKFSRIHVEDISNILFSSMQNIKPYEIYNCADDLPATQSEVVTYAAELLNISPPEPVEISSVPNYARGFYLGSKKVSNTKIKKDLGVSLVYPDYKVGLKSLYILE from the coding sequence ATGCACTTGTTTTGCTTTGGCTATGGATATGTAGCTAAATTTTTATCGCAAAAATTACTAAATTTAGGTTGGAAAGTTAGCGGTACATCAAGAAATAAAGATATACAACTTTTTAATTATGAAAAGGTCGACCAAGATCTACTTAAAAGCGTAACGCATGTTTTAGTTTCTATTCCTCCAGACGGCGATGATGTTATGGAGAGATACGGTCATTGTCTGGAGAATATTAAATGGCTTGGTTATCTGTCTGCAACTAATGTTTATGGTGAACACTGTGGTAATTGGGTGAATGAGGAATCTGAAACAAAGCCTATAGAAATTAGAGGAAAAAAGCGCCTTAAGTCCGAAGAAAAGTGGCTAAATAGCAAATTGCCTGTACATATTTTCCGGTTGGCTGGGATATATGGTCCTGGTAGAAATGCGCTAATTGACCTGCAGCTTGGCAAAGCAAGAAATGTGAAAAAAAAATTTTCTCGTATTCATGTTGAAGATATATCGAATATTTTATTTTCTTCCATGCAAAATATAAAGCCTTATGAGATATACAATTGTGCAGATGATTTACCTGCTACGCAATCTGAAGTGGTCACTTATGCAGCCGAGCTTCTCAATATTAGCCCTCCAGAGCCAGTTGAGATTTCTTCTGTACCAAATTACGCACGGGGTTTTTATTTAGGGTCAAAAAAAGTAAGCAATACTAAAATTAAAAAAGATCTTGGTGTCTCTCTAGTTTATCCTGATTACAAGGTGGGTTTAAAGAGTTTGTATATATTAGAATAG